The Bacillus carboniphilus genome contains a region encoding:
- the ilvN gene encoding acetolactate synthase small subunit, translating to MKRIISLTVLNESGVLNRITGLLTRRHYNIESISVGHSEIEGVSRMTFVVHVDTELEIEQIIKQLNKQVSVLKVADITNQSIVARELALIKVLTTPSSRIEISGIIEPFRASIIDVSQESVVIQVTGESEKIDALIALVRPYGIKEIARTGITAFPRGSQHSNQLVKKSSIFQ from the coding sequence ATGAAGCGAATCATCTCTTTAACCGTTTTAAATGAATCTGGTGTATTAAACCGAATAACGGGACTCTTAACAAGAAGACACTACAATATTGAGAGTATTTCGGTCGGTCATAGTGAAATAGAAGGAGTATCACGAATGACGTTTGTTGTTCACGTAGATACGGAACTAGAAATAGAACAAATCATTAAACAGCTCAATAAACAAGTATCCGTTTTAAAAGTAGCCGATATTACAAATCAATCTATTGTTGCTAGAGAGCTCGCCTTAATTAAGGTGTTAACTACACCTTCGTCAAGGATTGAAATATCAGGAATTATTGAACCTTTTCGTGCTTCGATCATTGACGTAAGCCAAGAAAGTGTCGTCATTCAAGTCACTGGTGAATCTGAAAAAATCGATGCTTTAATTGCTTTAGTAAGGCCGTATGGAATAAAAGAAATTGCTCGAACGGGAATTACAGCTTTCCCAAGAGGAAGTCAACATTCCAATCAATTAGTGAAAAAAAGTTCTATATTCCAGTGA
- the ilvE gene encoding branched-chain-amino-acid transaminase encodes MGDQWIFLNDRFVTKDDAKVSVYDHGFLYGDGIFEGIRVYSGNVFRLKEHMDRLYNSAKSILLTIPYAQEELTSLVIEAVKKNQLKDAYIRLVVSRGAGDLGLDPNKCKSPNIVIIVEPLALYPAHLYETGLEIITVATRRNRPDVLSPKIKSLNYLNNILVKIEANLANVSEALMLNDQGYVAEGSADNIFIIKNNQIITPPDYVGALEGITRGVIIEIAKELGYELKEQPFTRHDVYIADEVFLTGTAAEVIAVVKVDGRTIGDGRPGGITNHLLEAFREKVCVDGVAIDFDEGRGNVNVS; translated from the coding sequence ATGGGAGATCAATGGATCTTTCTTAACGACCGATTTGTCACAAAAGATGACGCAAAAGTGTCGGTTTACGACCATGGCTTCTTATATGGAGATGGGATTTTTGAAGGAATTAGAGTCTATAGTGGAAATGTTTTTCGATTGAAAGAGCATATGGACCGGCTTTATAACTCAGCAAAGTCCATATTATTAACGATCCCTTATGCTCAAGAGGAGTTGACGAGCTTAGTCATTGAAGCCGTTAAAAAGAATCAGCTTAAAGATGCCTATATTCGACTAGTGGTTTCGCGAGGTGCTGGTGATTTAGGTTTAGACCCCAATAAATGTAAAAGTCCGAATATTGTGATTATTGTTGAACCACTTGCGTTATACCCAGCACATTTGTATGAAACAGGGCTCGAAATCATCACTGTTGCGACAAGAAGAAATCGTCCTGATGTTTTAAGCCCGAAAATCAAATCACTAAATTATTTAAATAATATTTTAGTGAAGATAGAAGCAAATTTGGCAAATGTAAGTGAAGCATTAATGTTGAATGATCAAGGGTATGTAGCTGAAGGTTCTGCTGATAACATTTTTATCATTAAAAACAATCAAATTATCACTCCACCAGACTATGTTGGAGCTTTAGAAGGAATTACAAGAGGAGTTATTATTGAAATTGCCAAAGAACTTGGCTATGAGTTGAAAGAACAACCGTTTACTAGACACGATGTATATATAGCAGATGAGGTGTTTTTAACAGGAACTGCTGCTGAAGTTATTGCCGTTGTAAAGGTAGATGGACGAACGATAGGAGATGGACGTCCAGGTGGTATAACCAATCATTTGCTTGAGGCATTTAGGGAAAAGGTATGTGTAGATGGTGTAGCCATTGATTTTGATGAAGGCCGTGGAAACGTTAATGTTAGTTAA
- a CDS encoding PH domain-containing protein — protein sequence MGIFDGLMGNASEISNEDVQKEFSQILMSNEKVERSYKLIRDLFIFTNKRLILVDKQGITGKKVEYHSIPYQSISHFSIETAGNFDLDAELKIWISSSTTPIQKTFNKNLNIYELQTVLAEYILG from the coding sequence TTGGGCATTTTTGATGGTTTAATGGGAAATGCATCTGAGATTAGTAATGAAGATGTACAGAAAGAATTTTCACAAATTTTGATGAGCAACGAAAAGGTTGAAAGGTCTTATAAACTTATTCGAGATTTATTCATTTTCACAAACAAACGATTAATCTTAGTGGATAAACAAGGGATAACCGGTAAGAAGGTCGAATATCATTCGATCCCTTATCAAAGTATTAGTCATTTTAGTATAGAGACAGCGGGAAACTTTGATTTAGATGCTGAATTAAAAATTTGGATCTCGAGTAGTACAACTCCGATCCAAAAGACGTTTAATAAGAATTTAAATATTTATGAATTACAGACTGTGTTGGCGGAGTATATTTTAGGATAA